aaaataataatagtaaagattaataaaaaaattataaatccaaatatatctttaagaGTAAAATATGAGTTAAAAGGAATTTTATTGTAGTTTCTGTTTAATCTTAATGGGTTTGATGATCCGGtattatgaagaaaaaaaagatgtaataatactattattaggattataaaaggtaaaataaaatgaattgaGTAAAAACGATTGAGAGTAGCGTTGTTAATGGAAAATCCTCCCCATAATCATTGAACGATTATAGTTCCAATATATGGGATTGTAGATACTAAGTTTGTAATAACTGTTGCTCCTcaaaaagatatttgaccTCAGGGTAATACATATCCTAAAAAAGCTGTAgctatagaaataaaaaaaatagatactcCTACTATTCAggtatttttaagtataaatgAATTATAGTATAATCCTCGTCCAATGTGAGTGTAtatgcagataaaaaatattgaggcCCCATTAATATGAATGTTATGCATTAATCAtccataatttacattttgtataatatggATAATTCTGTTAAAAGCTATTAGTGTATTTGGGCAATAATGTATTGATAAGATGAATCCTCTAATGATTTGAATTCCTAAAAATATTCCTAAAAGAGACCCAAAATTTCATCAATATGAGATATTTGTTGGAGTAggtaattttaaaagagagTCATTTATTAtggttattaaattaatttttttcatatttattaaataaaaggtttaagattatttagatatttttcgtaaagattttgattttactgatgaaattttaatgattgtaAATagactaattaataaaaatattatacatatgattGTTAGGTTGTTATAGGGGTaagtataaagatttaaaatattattaaatattttttcattgattttatttaataagttaGTTTCTCTTGTTTGATATATTgggttaaaataataaatttttttattaataatattaaaagtaagaaatataatatttaatataatagttaataaaaataatttattattatttaaaataaaatttatttgtttattagaaattaatcttgagaaatatagaaaaataattaataaacctctaattataattaaaaaaagtataatggAGTATATGaagtttatttttcaaagtgatatatttaatgttattaaaattctataaataataattagaattatatttataattgggtgagagtaaatattattagctATAAATAtgagtattaaaattattataattgtaataaaaaaaggaataaaggTAGTAGTTTTTAgcataaatatgtttttagagggcagaaaatagttttaaataaaatattaattttggggattagagatatatataaatttatatttttctgactataaatttatttaattgatttttttttgtttgatttaaGTTTAGTTGTTTGAAttggatattatttttgtttttataattatattgcggGTATGTTTGTTAAGATGATAAATTTAAGTAGGgttaaaatagttatttataattaagaaaataatatgtgGAATGAAtatgtgtttattattaatttttggtaATTATAaggcatattttaaattttaatataaatattagaggttattttagattttttaattatttgatagcttaaatattattattatattttaaatttacaaaatttatgttttaagtTAAACTATAAAgctaaattcattattttatttaattatttttaaataattattttaattatattttttatgatgttataatttatattcatatttttttatgactttagttttattaattttattgtttaagtatatattagttattttaatatttttagaagtgatgattattaatatttctataattatgtttatggtgtttagaatattaaaaattgaattttatttaatttattatttggtaTTTAGAGTTTGTGAGAGAGTTTTGGGGATTACTTTATTAGTTTTGGTTATTCGATATTCTGGTAATGAATTGTATTActcttttaatataagaaagttttaattagaatggttattattaatttttttattatgttaaaatttatttttatattaatttttatgaattttataatagttattaataaaaaaattttattgagtttttattataatttattattttttataagatttttatatttatttatatatatagaaattagggggatttatattcatttattaataaattattttggggttgataattattctttttttataaatattttaagaatatgaattttaagattaatatttatgtgtttagATAAAAAGGagttattaaagatatttttatttataattttattgaaagtttttattgggtttttttgttcattaagattaatagtgttttattttttttttgaggtgagattaattccaacatttttttaaattatttattgaggaATTAACCCAGAACGATTGAGTGCGgggttttatttaataatatatacattatctATTTCCTTAcctttattgatttatattttttgattattttatagatttaaatcttttaatataaatttaataatatatattatgaataattatttaataagattttttgattatttaattatttttagagctttttttattaaattacctatttatctttttcatgTATGATTACCTAAAGCCCATGTGGAGGCTCCTGTTTATGGTTCTATAGTATTAGcagctattttattaaaattaggaACTTATGGTCTTAttcgtttaataataatttttgtttatagatgtattaattttaattatttaatttttagagtTTCTATTGTAGGGAGGTTGGTAGTGAGGCTATTATGTTTAACACAGattgatttaaaaagtttGGTGGCTTATTCTTCTGtagtacatataaattttttattagcttCTATgataactataataaaattaggaaTTTTAAgatcttatattataataattggcCATGGGTTATGTTCGTCaggtttattttatatagttaatatttattatataaaatctcatagacgaattatttttttaaataaaggaatgttaacaattttacCAGTTTATTCcatttgatgattttttttatgttcatctaatttttcttttcctttatctttaaattttattagtgaagttttaataattataactattGTTAGATGGAGGTTgagaatatttgtttatttgataattatttgtttttttagaagggcatattctttatatttatttgcgtATATTCAACatggtaatatatatattgaagaaaaaattaattttagtttagtTAAaggaataattgttttaattttacatttatatcctttagtttttttattattaaatttaatcatgttttattagtattattaatttaagtagtttaaaaattaaaataataatttgtgggattatagttatataaaaaataaaaatatatcttaaattattattaatatattagtttattctttttatatatttataacgtttgttttatttttattagtaaagatatgattatatgtttttgattatataattataatagagtggttaataattagatattattctttgaatttagaattatttttattattagattgggtatctttattatttataggtTTTGTTTTGTTGAtttcatcaataatttttttatatattaggtGTTGGAATTAATTCGTAGCGTTTTTTTAGAGAGAAACAACGATTTATTctaagtttaaatataaaaatacattactaaaaatattttccatcgCTTGCCACAACTTTTTCCCATCTTTCGGGTAAGAGACGGATACCTCGTCGAAAAAACGCTTCGTCCTTAGAGGCGATCCATGAATCAATCCAAGTTTTGCATTCTTCATAAGAAGTAAATTTCTCCGCGGACAAACCATGGgccatcgaccggaacaagtgataatccGAAGGAGCAATATCTGGAGAATACGGCGGGTGGGTTAGGACTTCCCATTTCAGTGTTTGCAGGTACGTTTGCACTGGCTTTGCGACGTGCGGTCTAACATTGTCGTgcagcaaaataattttgtcgtGCCTTTCGCTCCATTCCGGCCGTTTCTCCTTCAATGCCCGACTCAAGCGCATCAATTGCAGTCAGTAACGATCCCCAGTGATGGTTTCATTCGGATTCAGCAGTTCGTAGTAAACCACACCCCGTTGATCCCACCAAATGCAAAGAAGAAGCTTAGATCCATGAATATTACGTTTTGGTACTGATGATGATGGTTGTCCAGGCTTAACCCATGATTTTCTGCGCTTGGGGTTATCGTAATATATCCATTTTTCATTACCAGTAACAATCCGatgtaaaaaactttttcttttgtacCGTTGAAGCAGTAACTCGCAAGTCAAAAAACGCCTTTCAACGTCCCTCGGCTTTAATTCGTATGGAACCCAATGTCCTTCCTTTTGGATCATCCTTAACGCTTTAAGTCGTTTTCCCACTGTTGAAAAGTCAACCCCCAACGATGTGGACAACTCTTCGAGCGTTTGAGTTGAGTTCTCCTCAAGTAATGTCTCCAATTCTTTGTCTTCAAACTTTTTTGGCTGTCCAGGTCGTTCCTTGTCTTCTAAGTCGAAATCACCGCTCTTGAATCGCGCAAACCACTTCCGACACGTTTGTTCAGCTAAAGCTTGCTCACCGTAAACTTCTTCTAAAATCCTATGGCTTTCCGCAGCAGTTTTATTCATATGaaagtaatgtaataaaactccccgcaaaaacactttatttggtataaatttagacatatttaaataattataacttgaTGTTATTAACAAGTGAAAGTAAGATGGGTCGTAAAAATAACACCTAACCTAACAGCtgatttaagataaatttgcTTCTGACGATAAAAACAGAAAACTGTAGTATCCCCGCCATCTCTCGTAAAACGCTACGAATTAATTCCAACAcctaatagaaaaatatatatagatggtgataaaaatatagatcgttttatattattagtttttatatttattatatctatgattattatga
This window of the Linepithema humile isolate Giens D197 chromosome 1, Lhum_UNIL_v1.0, whole genome shotgun sequence genome carries:
- the LOC136997505 gene encoding LOW QUALITY PROTEIN: NADH-ubiquinone oxidoreductase chain 4-like (The sequence of the model RefSeq protein was modified relative to this genomic sequence to represent the inferred CDS: substituted 4 bases at 4 genomic stop codons); the protein is MCLDKKELLKIFLFIILLKVFIGFFCSLRLIVFYFFFEVRLIPTFFXIIYXGINPERLSAGFYLIIYTLSISLPLLIYIFXLFYRFKSFNINLIIYIMNNYLIRFFDYLIIFRAFFIKLPIYLFHVXLPKAHVEAPVYGSIVLAAILLKLGTYGLIRLIIIFVYRCINFNYLIFRVSIVGRLVVRLLCLTQIDLKSLVAYSSVVHINFLLASMITIIKLGILRSYIIIIGHGLCSSGLFYIVNIYYIKSHRRIIFLNKGMLTILPVYSI